Part of the Aquimarina sp. MAR_2010_214 genome is shown below.
GTTTTTGAGTGGCTTAATAATCTTAAGTGTTGGTATATTAGGGATATATTTATCTAAAATTTTTGAAGAAACTAAGCAACGACCATTAACTATTATCAAGAAGATTTACGATGAAAAAAATACCAAACAAGGAAAAAATAGTTAACTATTATAAAAATCAGGTAGAAGAATATGGGTTTGGAGCCAAAGGAATGGATTGGAAAAATGAAGAGACTCAGGATTTGAGATTTGAAATAATTAATAAATATATAGATTTCTCTAATAAACCTTCTGTTTTGGATGTTGGCTGTGGGGGGGGTGGCTATTTAGGATATTGTCAAAAAAAAGAATTTCATTTTACCTATAAAGGAATCGATATAGTTCCTGATATGATTGATCAGGTTACAAATATTTATGGTGATGATAAGGCTCAACTAACTAGTATTGAAAATATCTCTGAAAATTTTGATTATGTAATTGCTTCTGGTACTTATAATGCAAGATTGGATTCGAAAATAAATGATTGGGAAGCCTATGTTTTTGAATCCAT
Proteins encoded:
- a CDS encoding methyltransferase domain-containing protein — translated: MKKIPNKEKIVNYYKNQVEEYGFGAKGMDWKNEETQDLRFEIINKYIDFSNKPSVLDVGCGGGGYLGYCQKKEFHFTYKGIDIVPDMIDQVTNIYGDDKAQLTSIENISENFDYVIASGTYNARLDSKINDWEAYVFESIENMFKVSNEKVILNLMTPHVDYEYDRLYYPDLNRLTSFVVEKMTRNFIIDHAYDLYELTLVIYK